A genomic region of Pseudopipra pipra isolate bDixPip1 chromosome W, bDixPip1.hap1, whole genome shotgun sequence contains the following coding sequences:
- the LOC135405509 gene encoding zinc finger protein 239-like isoform X1: MGKGREKQKEQQDFCFPKLGQMEEEAARKRKMPRAPQAGPELRTESPEDKSPRQSLVGEAVLKGSPAQEGSGEEKGRRSPRRRGSKASPGCSEEERANLCREGSRSLRGSSELVVPEQPPSREKPFRCLECGKSFRQSAHLLTHQHIHTGERPYTCGECGKSFRQSSNLRTHRYLHTGERPYTCGECGKSFSDSSTLHKHQRIHTGERPYKCLECGKRFQTSSALVQHHRTHTDERPFRCTDCGKGFNRNSHLVTHRRIHTGERPYKCGECGKSFTESSGLTQHQRTHR; encoded by the exons atgggaaaggggcgaGAGAAGCAAAAAGAGCAG caggatttctgcttcccaaagcttgggcagatggaggaggaggctgcgaggaagaggaagatgccacgggctccccaggcag gccccgagctgaggacggagagcccggaggacaaatccccccggcagagcctggtgggagaggccgttttgaagggctccccggcgcaggaaggcagcggggaggaaaagggccggagatccccccgcaggaggggctccaaagccagcccagggtgctctgaggaggaaagagccaacctgtgccgggaaggcagccggagcttgagggggagctctgagctggtggtccctgagcagcctcccagcagggagaagcctttcagatgcttggaatgtgggaagagcttcaggcagagcgcccacctcctcacccaccagcacatccacacgggggaacggccctacacgtgtggggaatgtgggaagagcttcaggcagagctccaacctccgcACCCACCGTTATTtgcacactggggaacgaccctacacgtgtggggaatgtgggaagagtttcagtgacagctccaccctccacaaacaccagcgcatccacaccggggaacggccctacaagtgcttggaatgtgggaagaggtttcagaccagtTCAGCTCTCGTACAGCACCAccggacgcacacggatgagaggcccttccgctgcaccgactgcgggaagggcttcaaccggaactcccacctcgtcacccaccggcgcatccacaccggggagaggccctacaagtgtggggagtgtgggaagagtttcaccGAGAGCTCTGGTTTGACCCAACACCAACGGACTCACCGGTAA
- the LOC135405509 gene encoding zinc finger protein 239-like isoform X2, producing the protein MGKGREKQKEQDFCFPKLGQMEEEAARKRKMPRAPQAGPELRTESPEDKSPRQSLVGEAVLKGSPAQEGSGEEKGRRSPRRRGSKASPGCSEEERANLCREGSRSLRGSSELVVPEQPPSREKPFRCLECGKSFRQSAHLLTHQHIHTGERPYTCGECGKSFRQSSNLRTHRYLHTGERPYTCGECGKSFSDSSTLHKHQRIHTGERPYKCLECGKRFQTSSALVQHHRTHTDERPFRCTDCGKGFNRNSHLVTHRRIHTGERPYKCGECGKSFTESSGLTQHQRTHR; encoded by the exons atgggaaaggggcgaGAGAAGCAAAAAGAGCAG gatttctgcttcccaaagcttgggcagatggaggaggaggctgcgaggaagaggaagatgccacgggctccccaggcag gccccgagctgaggacggagagcccggaggacaaatccccccggcagagcctggtgggagaggccgttttgaagggctccccggcgcaggaaggcagcggggaggaaaagggccggagatccccccgcaggaggggctccaaagccagcccagggtgctctgaggaggaaagagccaacctgtgccgggaaggcagccggagcttgagggggagctctgagctggtggtccctgagcagcctcccagcagggagaagcctttcagatgcttggaatgtgggaagagcttcaggcagagcgcccacctcctcacccaccagcacatccacacgggggaacggccctacacgtgtggggaatgtgggaagagcttcaggcagagctccaacctccgcACCCACCGTTATTtgcacactggggaacgaccctacacgtgtggggaatgtgggaagagtttcagtgacagctccaccctccacaaacaccagcgcatccacaccggggaacggccctacaagtgcttggaatgtgggaagaggtttcagaccagtTCAGCTCTCGTACAGCACCAccggacgcacacggatgagaggcccttccgctgcaccgactgcgggaagggcttcaaccggaactcccacctcgtcacccaccggcgcatccacaccggggagaggccctacaagtgtggggagtgtgggaagagtttcaccGAGAGCTCTGGTTTGACCCAACACCAACGGACTCACCGGTAA
- the LOC135405368 gene encoding zinc finger protein 239-like translates to MALAAGQPRWRRRPAGAGVGGMSLAFPVGRRQIPSLSFLLPAPGPELRTESPEDKSPRQSLVGEAVLKGSPAQEGSGEEKAQRSSWRRGSKASPGCSEEEREGGRNLRQSSNLVVPEQPPSREKPFRCLECGKSFRTSTMLLSHQHIHTGERPYTCRECGKSFRQSSHLRTHLRTHQHIHTEERPYTCGECGMSFRESSTLLTHQRIHTGELPYMCRECGKRFRNNSNLIQHQRIHTGERPYSCGECGKSFRQISHLLKHQHIHTGERPYKCLECGKTFQTSSDLLLHHRTHTDERPFRCTECGKGFSQNSHLVRHRRIHTGERPYKCGECGKSFTQSGNLTTHQWTHR, encoded by the coding sequence atggccctggctgcaggacaaccccgctggcgccgccgtcctgccggggccggagttggggggatgtccttggccttccctgtgggccggaggcaaatcccctccctgtccttcttgcttcctgccccaggccccgagctgaggacggagagcccggaggacaaatccccccggcagagcctggtgggagaggccgttttgaagggctccccggcgcaggaaggcagcggggaggaaaaggccCAGAGATCCTCCTggaggaggggctccaaagccagcccagggtgctctgaggaggaaagggaaggcgGCCGGAACCTGAGGCAGAGCTCcaacctggtggtccctgagcagcctcccagcagggagaagccattcagatgcttggaatgtgggaagagcttcaggacaAGCACCAtgctcctcagccaccagcacatccacactggggaacggccctacacatgtagggaatgtgggaagagcttcaggcagagctcccacctgcgCACccacctccgcacccaccagcacatccacactgaggaacggccctacacgtgtggggaatgtgggatgaGCTTCAGGGAAAGCTCCACCCTCCTCACCCatcagcgcatccacaccggggaactgccctacatgtgtagggaatgtgggaagaggttcaGGAACAACTCcaacctgatccaacaccagcgcatccacactggtgAACGGCCCTactcatgtggggaatgtgggaagagcttcaggcagatcTCCCACCTTCTcaagcaccagcacatccacactggggaacggccctacaagtgcttggagtGTGGGAAGAcgtttcagaccagctcagatCTTCTCCTGCACCACCGGACACACACAGATGAGAGacccttccgctgcaccgaatgcgggaagggcttcagccAGAACTCCCACCTTGTCAGGCACCgacgcatccacaccggggagaggccctataagtgtggggagtgtgggaagagcttcacccagagcggTAACTTGACCACACATCAATGGACCCACCGGTAA